CAGCGGAAACAAAAGCTAATAATGATTTTAAAGGGGAGCCAATAAAGGACAGTAAAGGCTTACCTGAACCTAGTCAAATTAACGTATATAAATACGGTAACAAAAAGACTTTAAAATCTACGGATGCGGATTTCAAAAAAATTGTTGAATTGACGAACAAACGTGTAGGTATCGTGGGAGAAATCGTTCCTACCCAGGAAACAGAGCTAAGCATTGAGAAAGCAACCAAATTAGGTCTAGCGATTGAATATGTATATGATAAGCCAGTAGAGCATGAAATTGTGGCCAAAGAAAAACAAGGCGACAAGAAAGTAAATACTACGGTTAAGGTTACTTCTAAGAGCGATATCTTTGTCTTCTCTGGAAACGATAGTGACAGAATGTACTATAGCGAAGATGGTAAAACCTATACCGACAAACCTATTCGTCTAACGGAGACAACAGAATTAACCAAACTAATTTCTAAATAATAGATACGTTTTGACGAATAAAACAACTTGCAAGAACCCGTTTACATGATAAATGGGTTCTTTTTTTGCTATGCAATTATGCTAAACACGTTTCGATGTATGAAAATATAGAAGGTAACACACACAATAGGTGATAAATGGATTCTCTACATGCTACAATGAAACTGTTGCTGTTACATACAGCACTTTTAAAAAGCTGAGGAGGGGAACAGCAGTGATAAAACATCTCGCAGATTGTACAGTACTCCAAAATGGAGTGAAAATGCCTTGGATTGGTCTTGGTGTATGGAGAGTAGATGATGGAGCTCAGGTTGTTCACGCAGTGAAAACAGCAATTCAGCACGGATATAGAAGTATTGATACTGCTATGATCTACAAGAATGAAGAAGGGGTTGGCCAAGCAATTGCTGAAGCTGGAGTTCCCCGTGAAGAATTATTTATAACTACTAAGGTATGGAATAGCGATCAGGGCTACGATACGACGCTAGCTGCTTTTGATGAAAGCTTGAAAAAGCTTGGCCTGGACTATCTTGACTTGTATTTAATCCATTGGCCGGGTACAGACAAATATGCAGATACATGGAAGGCATTGGAGAAGCTATACAAGGATGGAAAGGTACGGGCAATAGGTGTCTGCAATTTCCACAAGCATCATTTGGAAGAATTGATGAAAACGGCAGAAGTGAAGCCGATGGTCAACCAGATCGAATTGCATCCGCTCCTGAGCCAGAAGGAACTGCTTACATATTGCAAACAGAACAACATTCAGGTCGAAGCTTGGAGCCCATTGATGCAAGGAAATTTAGATCATCCTGTTTTGGCTAAATTGGCACAAAAATACGAAAAAACACCAGCTCAGATCGTGCTTCGCTGGCATTTGCAAAATGGTGTTGTTATTATTCCAAAGTCGGTTAAAGAGCATCGTATTATGGAGAATGCAGCTTTGTTTGACTTTGCATTGTCAGATGAAGATATGGGCAGAATCAATGATCTGAATCAAAATCAACGTTTTGGTCCCAACCCAGATGAATTCTTTTTAGTCTGATGGAATTAATATCAAGTAAGTAAAAAACGCCTCTTATGATGAGCATGTCTCATCAAAAAGAGGCGTTTTTTTTGTATGCGTCTAATGAAAACTAGATTGTAAAAACGCAGCGGATATTATTGTAAGTTCAAGACCGTAACTTTATCACGTGTCATGGATTGCAGGCTTTTTGGGACACCCTGTACACCTACACCAGAACCTTTTACTCCAATGAATGGGAAGTGGTCTGGACCGCGTTCTGTACGTCCATTAATTTGCACCGAGCCTGTTTCTAGCTTTTTCGCCAGATGGAATGCTTTGTTAATATCATTCGTAAAGACACTTGCTTGAAGTCCAAACTCGGATTTGTTTGCAATCTCAATCGCTTCTTCTGCGTCTTTAATTCGGATGATTGGCAGAACAGGACCGAATGGCTCTTCCCAGGCTACACGCATATCAAGCGTTACGTCTGCTAGCAGGGTTGGATGAATCAAATTGCCCTCACGCTTGTTGCCAGTCAAAACTTTAGCACCTTTTTCGATCGCGTCGTCAATGAGACCTTGAATGTAATCAGCAGATTTCGTGTCGATTACAGGCACGACAGTTGCTTTGTCTTCCGGAGAACCGATCGATAGCTTTGCTACTTCTGATGCTAGCATATCCGTTAGCTGATCAGCTACTTCATCCTGAACTAGCACGCGTTTGATGGCGGTGCAGCGTTGACCGGAATAAGAGAAGGCACCCGAGATAATTTGACCCGTTGCTAATTTTAAATCAGCGTCTGGAAGCACGATAGCAGGATCTTTACCGCCAAGCTCCATCACAAGTGGTACCATTTTTGCTTTGCTTGCGATGTGATAACCAGTAGCTGTTCCGCCTGTAAAGGTAATCATGTTGATTCCTTTATGCTCAACCAAATAATCACCAATCACAGAGCCGCGTCCGGTTACTACGTTTACAATGTTTTTCGGAATTCCTGCTTTGTGTAGGGCTTCAATCATTTTGATACCACTCAAAGCTCCTTGTGTTGCAGGCTTGAAGATTACTGCATTACCCATCATCAATGCTGGTGCAATTTTAGCTGAAGACAGGTTAACCGGGTAGTTGAATGGCGAAATAGCCAAAACGACACCAAGTGGAACACGTTCAACAATAGCGATTTTTTGTTTTGAACCACCAGGAAAGTTTTCACCACTCATGCTTTCGTTGTACATATGAATAGCTTCTTCAATGTTGTAGCGAATGAGATCCGCAGAGCGTTCCACTTCCTTCTGGGCATCAGCAAAGGTTTTACCCACCTCTTGCATCATGATATCAGCAATTTCGTCCTTCATAGCCAAAAGCTCGTCAATCCATCTATAGAGATAGGTAGCACGTTCACGAATGCTTAATTCAGCCCAAGCTTTTTGTGCTTCAGCCGCTAACTTGATGGCTTCGTCTACTTCTTCGCGAGTGATAGCTTGTACCTCGCCAACGACTCCGTCTTTATACGGGGAATATATTTTAACAGTTTCGTTAGAGGAGCTGTTTCTCCACTCACCGTTGATATAGTAAGGTAATTGCATATGTGCAGGTGCTGCTTTTGTAGTCATAGTCTGTACCCTCCATGATGTATTGAATATTTTGGTACGTTGATACCAAAAATGTGTTAATGTACAAATTGAACCACTTTAGTAACGCGGTCAATTGTCTGTTAATGAATTGACACGTTCATTATATTTGACATAAGATTAATTTGTCAAAAACTAAATTGTGTACAATTGAATTGGAAGTGTAAAAAGAGGGGAGACAAATCATGAATAACAAGAAAATGCTAGCGCTAGATCAACAGCTATGTTTTTCGATTTATGCCTGTTCTCGTGAGATTTGTCGGTTGTATCGCCCGCATTTAGAAGAAATGGGACTTACCTATCCACAATATTTAGTGCTTTTAATTTTATGGGACGAGCATTCCTGTACGGTGAAGCAGCTAGGGCAGCTCCTTTATTTGGATTCAGGTACGTTGACACCGATGCTAAAAAGACTGGAAGCTATGGAGCTAGTGAAAAGGGAGCGCTCTACCACTGATGAGCGAACCGTCAATATTACAATTACAGAGAAGGGGAAACAGCTTCAAAGCAGAGCGAATGGGATTAAAAATGCCCTAGTGGAAAGTACGGCGATCTCTATGGAGGAATTTGGACCGTTACTAGAGCAGATGCAAGCGATGCTAGAACGTATCCATGAATTAAATAAAAACA
The nucleotide sequence above comes from Brevibacillus laterosporus LMG 15441. Encoded proteins:
- a CDS encoding aldo/keto reductase, which translates into the protein MIKHLADCTVLQNGVKMPWIGLGVWRVDDGAQVVHAVKTAIQHGYRSIDTAMIYKNEEGVGQAIAEAGVPREELFITTKVWNSDQGYDTTLAAFDESLKKLGLDYLDLYLIHWPGTDKYADTWKALEKLYKDGKVRAIGVCNFHKHHLEELMKTAEVKPMVNQIELHPLLSQKELLTYCKQNNIQVEAWSPLMQGNLDHPVLAKLAQKYEKTPAQIVLRWHLQNGVVIIPKSVKEHRIMENAALFDFALSDEDMGRINDLNQNQRFGPNPDEFFLV
- a CDS encoding NADP-dependent glyceraldehyde-3-phosphate dehydrogenase gives rise to the protein MTTKAAPAHMQLPYYINGEWRNSSSNETVKIYSPYKDGVVGEVQAITREEVDEAIKLAAEAQKAWAELSIRERATYLYRWIDELLAMKDEIADIMMQEVGKTFADAQKEVERSADLIRYNIEEAIHMYNESMSGENFPGGSKQKIAIVERVPLGVVLAISPFNYPVNLSSAKIAPALMMGNAVIFKPATQGALSGIKMIEALHKAGIPKNIVNVVTGRGSVIGDYLVEHKGINMITFTGGTATGYHIASKAKMVPLVMELGGKDPAIVLPDADLKLATGQIISGAFSYSGQRCTAIKRVLVQDEVADQLTDMLASEVAKLSIGSPEDKATVVPVIDTKSADYIQGLIDDAIEKGAKVLTGNKREGNLIHPTLLADVTLDMRVAWEEPFGPVLPIIRIKDAEEAIEIANKSEFGLQASVFTNDINKAFHLAKKLETGSVQINGRTERGPDHFPFIGVKGSGVGVQGVPKSLQSMTRDKVTVLNLQ
- a CDS encoding MarR family winged helix-turn-helix transcriptional regulator: MNNKKMLALDQQLCFSIYACSREICRLYRPHLEEMGLTYPQYLVLLILWDEHSCTVKQLGQLLYLDSGTLTPMLKRLEAMELVKRERSTTDERTVNITITEKGKQLQSRANGIKNALVESTAISMEEFGPLLEQMQAMLERIHELNKNKTYCCIEADKE